One genomic segment of Ignavibacteriota bacterium includes these proteins:
- a CDS encoding trypsin-like peptidase domain-containing protein, whose amino-acid sequence MKNLKYVFLSSFITLLIVSIFFAFFYYEKFSSKNENSNQQNSVLENRQITENSSIVPANIRNLIDNTITNSRENIITNTVKNVSSAIVGINVTQTRYFRDPYSFFFDRIYERQIPGLGSGAIISPDGYVITNDHVAGDANKIIVTMTDGTEYNAELVGTDKSSDIALLKINAQNLPYIQFGNSDDILIGEWVIALGNPFGLFEINDKPTVTVGVVSALNMNLGLSEERYYLKMIQTDASINSGNSGGPLVNSVGEMIGMNTIIWRENKGGSIGVGFAIPINTIKDIIEELKSNGFVNRDFWTGISIQPIDDAIAKYYKLNSTYGVIISNVDRRSPAEKAGLEVGDVILEVNDVKINNDQTILYVFHQARTNDILKLKVFRDNKILFINLKLEPKP is encoded by the coding sequence ATGAAAAATTTAAAGTATGTTTTTTTGTCATCATTTATAACTTTGCTTATAGTTTCTATTTTCTTTGCATTCTTTTATTATGAAAAATTTTCCTCAAAAAATGAAAATTCAAATCAGCAAAACTCTGTTTTAGAAAATCGGCAAATTACAGAAAACAGTTCAATTGTGCCGGCAAATATTAGAAATCTTATTGATAACACAATTACAAACAGTCGTGAAAACATAATTACAAATACTGTAAAAAATGTAAGCTCAGCAATTGTTGGAATTAATGTAACTCAAACAAGATATTTTAGAGATCCGTATAGTTTCTTTTTTGATAGAATTTACGAAAGACAAATCCCCGGACTTGGATCAGGAGCAATAATCTCGCCAGATGGTTACGTTATTACTAATGATCACGTTGCCGGTGATGCGAATAAAATTATTGTTACAATGACTGACGGTACAGAATACAATGCTGAACTTGTTGGAACCGATAAATCCTCAGATATTGCTTTGTTAAAAATTAATGCCCAAAATTTGCCATATATTCAATTTGGAAATTCTGATGATATTTTAATTGGAGAATGGGTAATCGCTTTAGGAAATCCATTCGGACTTTTTGAAATAAATGATAAACCAACCGTAACAGTTGGAGTTGTAAGTGCACTAAATATGAATTTGGGATTAAGCGAAGAACGATATTATTTAAAAATGATACAAACAGATGCATCAATAAATTCCGGTAATAGCGGCGGACCATTAGTAAATAGTGTAGGCGAAATGATTGGAATGAATACAATTATCTGGCGAGAAAATAAAGGCGGAAGTATTGGTGTTGGTTTTGCAATTCCAATAAATACAATTAAAGATATTATTGAAGAATTAAAATCCAACGGTTTTGTAAACAGAGATTTTTGGACGGGAATTAGTATTCAGCCAATTGACGATGCAATAGCAAAATACTACAAACTAAACAGCACCTACGGAGTTATAATTTCAAATGTTGATAGAAGATCTCCGGCAGAAAAAGCTGGGTTAGAAGTCGGCGATGTTATTCTTGAAGTAAATGATGTAAAAATAAATAATGACCAAACTATACTTTATGTTTTTCATCAAGCAAGAACAAATGATATTTTGAAACTAAAAGTTTTTCGAGATAATAAAATACTTTTTATAAATTTAAAATTAGAACCAAAACCATGA